Sequence from the Saccharopolyspora pogona genome:
TCTCTCCCCCGATGGCAAGCGGCTCGCCTTCTCCTCCGATCGCGACCACCTCAGCCGTATTTGGGTGCTGGAGCTGGATTCCGGGGCGCTCACCGCGGTCACCAGCGCCGACGAGGTGCACACAAGCCCGGCGTGGTCTCCGGACGGCAGCAAACTGGCATACCTGGTGGGCGACACCGTCATCGAGGTGCTGGACCTTGCTTCCGGCAACCGCGAACGCCCGGTCCCCGGCGACGCGGGGCTGGCCGCGCCCGGCTTCACCCCGGACGGCCGGAACCTGACCTACGTGCGCATCGAGGGGCCCAAGACCGATCTGGTGGTGGGCGACCAAGCCGTGGTCACCGGTGAGGACCTTTCCCCGCTCCCAATGGCGTGGCTGTCCGCCAGCGAGTTCCTCTACACCGCAGGTGGCCGCGTGCGGCGCCGTGGACTGACCGGCCCGGCCACCGACGTCGCGTTCACCGCTGTCTTGCCGCTGGCCAACCGCCGCTACCACCGCGCGCCACGGGACCTGGGCTCCACCGCCGTCCGGCAGGCCAAGGGCATCGCCAGCCCGGTGCTCTCTCGTGACGGCGAGCAGGTGGCCTTTCGCGCGCTGAACGCCCTGTGGGTGCTGCCGATCGGAGGCACTGCCCGCAAGGTCGTCGACGACGGCTACTTCTCCTCCGATCCCGACTTTTCACCGGACGGCCGCTCGCTGGTCTACGTCAGCGACCGCGCCGGAACGGCGAACCTGTGGCGGCTGGAACTGGGCACCGGCCGGTCCGAACGGCTGACCGACGCGACCGACGCCCAGCTGACGCCCCGGTATTCCCCGGACGGCACGAAGATCGCCTACCAGGACGAGTCGGGCGGCACCTGGGTGCTCGACATCGCCGCCCGGACCGCCCGGCAGGTGCTGCCCACCCTGTACCAGCCAGGGCGGCCGAGCTGGTCACCCGACGGCGGCAAGCTGGCGCTGGCCGCCATGCGGCCCTACTCGCGGCGCACGGAGACCGGGCACAACCAGATCCTCGTTGTGGACCTCGAAAGCGGCGAGCTCCGCTACCAGGCCGTGGCCGCGGAGCGTTCCCTCTCCACCAGGGGCGACGACGGTCCACTGTGGACGAAAGATGGCTTCGTATTCGGCGCCGAGAGCCTCGCCTGGCGCGTGCCGACGGACGCGTCGGGCACCATCACCGCCCCGCCCGTACAGCTGACCAACGAGGTCACCGACTCGCTCTCGGTGAGCGGGGACGGCCGCACGGTGCTCTACCTGTGCAACGGGACGCTGCGGCTGACCGACGGCGGGGCCGCTCGCACCGTGGCCGCCGACCTCCGGTACCGGCCGGCCCGCGCCACCGGCCGGGTGGTGCTGCGGGCGGGGGCGGTGTGGGACGGCACCTCGGACAAGCTGCAGCGGGACGTCGACATCGTGCTCAAGGACGACCGGGTGGCGGCGCTCGTGCCCAGCGCGGGTCACAGCCCCGGCAGCGCCCAGGTGATCGACCTGTCCGGGCTGACAGTGCTTCCCGGCCTGATCGACACCCACAACCACTGGCACATGCGCGGGCGGCAGTGGGGCGACCGGCAGGGGCGGCTATGGCTGTCCTACGGCGTCACCACCAGCCGTTCCCCGGGTGATCCGGCCTACCAGATGGTGGAGAACCGGGAAGCGCTGGAGGCAGGAACCCGGGTCGGCCCTCGATATCTCGGATCCGGCGAGGCGCTCGACGGCTCCCGCGCCTCGTACAACTGCATGCGCACCACGATGTCGGCCCGGCAGCTGGAACGGGAACTGGACCGGGCGACCGGGCTGGACTACGACCTCGTCAAGCTGTACATGCGCCTGCCCGTACCGATGGAGCGCCGGGCCGTGGAACGGGCACACGCCAAGGGCATTCCGGTCACCTCGCACTACCTGTACCCGGCGGCGCACAGCGGGCTGGACGGCATGGAGCATCCCGGCGGCGGTCACCGTCTCGGCTACTCCCGTACCCTCAGCTACAACCTGTACCGGATGTCGGCCGACGCCGTCGACGTGCTGGCGGCCAGCGGGATGTGGGTCTCCTCCACGACGATCTTCGCCAGCGAACTGTTCGCCGAGGACCGCTCGCTGGTGGACGACGAACGAACCCGGACCCTGTTCCCCGGCTGGGAGTACGAGCGGCTCCAGGCCAAGGCCGACGGAGCGAACGGCCCGCACGCCGAGCTGTACCGCCGGATCACCGCCGGAATGGTCGACGCGTTGCTGCGGGTGCACCGGGCGGGCGGACTGGTGGTCTCCGGCACCGACGCCCCGCTCGACGACATCGGCATCAGCGCCCACCAGAACCTGCGTGCGCTGGTCAAGTACGGGTTCACCCCGCAGGAGGCACTGCTGACCGCCACCGGTAACGCGGCGAAGGCAATCGGTTACGGCGACACGCTGGGCGCGGTGGCTCCGGGCCGGTTTGCCGACCTGGTCGCCGTCGAGGGCGATCCGCTGACCGACATCCGCGCCGCGGCCGCCGTGCGAGCGGTGTTCGTCGGCGGGGTGCGGCACACCGTGCCGGATCTGCTGGCGCCGTTCCGTTCCACAGGCAGGGCTTTCGCCGCAGCGGGGACGGTGGCCGCGGCCCCGCCGCTGCCCTCGGCGACGGCCCGCGCCGAGCACTACTGGCACCGTCCGGAGTGGACGCGGGAGAGCTGCTGCCACTGAGCAGGTCGTCTGAGTGCGCCCCGCTGCGGGGCGCACTCAGACGACCTGGAGGTCCCGCTCCCGCGCGGATCCGGCACCGGCCCGGTAACTGGAGGCGGACATGCCGAACCGCTTCTTGAACATCCGCTGGAAGTGGCTCAGCTCCCGGTATCCGACGGCACGCGCGACATCGGTGATCGAGGTCGACGTTTCGCGCAGCAGGAATCGCGCCTCGTTCATGCGCAACATGGTGACGAAGTCGATGAACCGCCACCCGGTTTGCTCCCGGAAGCTGCGGGAGAAGTGGTAACGGCTCATGTACACCGCGCTCGCCACCCGGTTCAGGGTGAGATCCGGATCGGTGAAGCAGGTGCGCAGATAGTCCATCGCGTACCGGACGCTGGGCGAGAGCCCGGCCAGGTCCAGCTCCGCCGCATCGACGTCTGCGGCGGCCGCCTCGGCGGGCGCGGTGCTCAGGTGCACGCGCTGCCCGGCGTGCCGGTAACCCGGCAGAGAGTGCAGGAGCTCGTGGGGCGGCCGGATCTCGATGTCGTCCGGCCCGACAACAACCTGGCAATCCCCGAGGAACGGCTGTAAGCGCAACCAGACGAACTGCGTGCTCTCCCCGCAGAACAGCCCGGTCAGCAGCTCCCCGACCCGGGCGGCAACTGGCGTCCAGCCGTCCGCTTCGAGCACCCGCGGGGTCGCCGATTCTCCGAGGAGCTCGCGCAGCTGCTCGTAGGCGTGCGGCTGCAACCGCCGGTCCACCCGGACCATGAACAGGCTGCCGATCACCCCGTCACCGATGCGGTCGGTGTCGAGCAGCACCACGTCGGCCGGGTCGATCCGCGGGTTCGCGCTGAAGTAGGTGGAGAAGCCGAGCACACCGAGCGCCTGCGCATTGTGGTGGGCCACCAGGTCTCGCAGCTGATTCATGCCTCGGTGCAGGTTCACCGCCGCCGGCTCCGGCAGCGCCGCGATCTGCTTCACAGTCTGGTCCACCAGCTCGTCACTGGTCACATAAACCACGCTGCGCCCGCGGGCGATGGCGTCCGCGCCGATCAGGGACGCGGCCGCCACCGAATTTCGCCGCTCCGGTAGCTCTAGTTCGACGTCCGGTTCATCCCGCAGGGTGCGGTAGCGCTCCAGCGCGCTTGCCTCCGGCAGCCTCCGCAACGACCAGGGAGCCGCCTCCTGTGCCGAACTCACTGACTGTACCTCCCCCAGAATCCGCGCTGGACCGGCTCCCGGCCGCTTCAGCGCGATCGAAAGAATTGTCACCGATGTGACCGAGCAGCAGAGCGAGCATGGGAAACCTCGTCACAACAGGGAACCCGACCGCCCCCGCCGCCCGATATTTCCCTCGCTTCCCGCGCAAATGCAGCCATAGGAATAGCGTGAAAAATTCCCTCGAAAACGCTCCCCCGGAAAGCGTTCGAGAGAAAAATTTGCTTAGTAACTTTGTTCATCCCAGTTCACACATGCCTCGAAGACTAGAAGGTTCCCCCGACCTGGTCAAGATCGAACCCGCAGTGGACGCATATTCACTCAACTGGAGCAACAGCGACACAAGAATCCGCCTCGGCTAGCTCGCGTTTTAATAGTCCATTCGGAGGGACAACAATTGAGGTGATTCCCGTAAGATCGTTTTTGGGTGGCGGTGTCGGGGTTTGATGTGTCCGGGGTCGGACCTGCCCGGAAGAAGTGGGACGCGGGGTCCCTGGTACGGCGGGAAGTCGTGCGACAGGTACGCCCGCGATCCCGGTCCGGCACACGTACCGGATCGCGTTGACGATCTCACGAAGATCATGCACCCTCGCCGCCACGCCCGGCCCGCGCCGCGCGGCACGCCATGCCGTCAACGTCGGCTCGATCAACGCCCATCGGGCATCGGACAGGTCGCCGGGGTACGCGCGCCGGACACTCACAAGCCGATCAAAATATCAGGTGCTATCTGAAAACGGACAGATCAACATCAACCGAGATCAAATGCCCTATAAGCATCCGAATACGGCAGCACCGATGGGGCGTGCCGCGAACCCGACGGAAAAGGTGGCGAAGGTCAGCAAGGTCCCAGCGAACGGGGTCGCTGGAAAAAGCTCCGGGAAGACCAGTGCGGCGACCGTGCCGTACAGCATGAAGTCGTACCACTCGATGATGCTCCCGGCGGTGCTGGCCGCGGGTGCGGCGAAGCCGCCGGGCCAGCGATACGGACCGGTGTGAAGATACGAGTGCCGGTGCCATGATTGCGGGATCCAACTGAGCGATTGAGGCCAAGCAATCGTCTTGCATATTGGCCATGCAGGGTCCGAATGTCGCGGGCTTACTGCTGCGGCCAATGGCGGGCACGTCACCTGCACCCGGCCACGCCCCGCCCGTCAGGCCTGCAGCGAGATAGCCCCGCGTCCTCGCGACACGCACGAGGTCATGACCCCCCGGCGCTCGTCCGCGCTCAGGCACAAATCCCAGTGTTCAATCTCCCCATCAACGACTTCGAGGACACAGCTGCCGCAGGCGCCGCCCTCACATGAGTAGTCAACGGGCACGTTCTCGCGCAGCATCGCTTGAAGGAGCGACTCGTCCTCCGCGACGTGGATCGCCCGCTTCGAGAGCACCAACCACGCATCGAATGCGTCGCCGAGTTGCTCTCCAGGTTCGTTTGCCACACCGGTGAAGCTCTCGCAGCGAACACGCATCGGGTCGAGGTGGGCGCTAGCCCTCAAATAAGCGAGTCGGTCTCTGTGGGGCGGTGGTAGCCGAAATGATCACGTTGGCGTGAGCGTGGGATACGCCGATGAGTGGTGGGGGACGTTGTGGGGCTCGTATGGGCCGGTGTCGTGGCGCTCGGGTGGGTGCTGGGCGCCGATTTCGGGGTTCGGGCAGGCGTTGTCGCCACCGCGGGTGCGCGGTGGTCGGGTGTGAAGTCTGGTAACCGGTGGTGGGTTAGCCGAAGCGGGTGCGTTCGATGGTGTTCCAGGTGCTGAAGAGTCGGTCCAGGCTGGGTTGGTAGCCGATGAGCCGGATGGTGATGCTGCGGGCGTGGCGGATGACCATGGCGGGGATGAGGATGATGTGGTGGAGGAAGCGGCGGAATTCCATGCGGATGTAGTCGCGCCGGTGGTGTTTTCGGTGCATCATCATCGCGAACCAGGATTTGATGTTCCACGCGAGCGCGGCGATGACCATGTAGGCCCAGTTGGAGATCAGGTCGTATAACGGTACCCGCAGGGCTTGGATGCCGGATTTGAGTTGTCCGATGATGTTTTCCTGATCGCAGCGGTCGCCTGCGCAGGCCACCACCTCGGCGGCGGTGAGGTCGGTGCGGGTGGTGATGTAGAAGAAGTAGCGGATCTCGTCGAACAGGACCTGTTCGCCGCGGGTTTTGCTGATGTTCTTGCGCACCGCGACCACTTGGTAGGGCCGCCGGCATTTGCCGGGCTGGTAGGTGAACTCGGCGACGTCCTCGTGGTTGAGTTCGAGGTTGACATACCCGCGTTCGGTGACGATCCGCTGCTTGTGGTTCTCCCTGCGGGCACGGGTCCCTCCGGTGCGCGGCTCGTAGGCGGCGGGCCGCTGCAGCCGGCTCCAGCAGGCCTCGTCGAGCGCTTCGGCGCGGGAGCGCAGCGCGGCGTTGTTGTCCATGCCGAAGACGAAGTCAACCTTCTCGGCCCAGCGGTCGAAGTGCGCGGTCAACGAGAAGTCGGTATCCCCGCGCAGGCACACCCGCTCGGCGTGCGGGGCCACCAACTCGATCGCCTTGTCGATCCACTGCGCCGCGCCCTGATGGCTGGGCGCGTTGCCGGGCCGGTTGACCAGATACAGCACTTCCTTGGTGTTGGCCAGCGACACGATCAGCGGCGCATACCCCCAGATTCCCTTGTAGGAAATGTCCATCCCGGCCTTGTGCTCCCCGCCGGTGGGCACGATCGTGCCGTCGACGTCGAGGTAGGCGATCGGACCCAGTAGGTCTCGTCCCCGACCCGTCCACAACTGCGGGCGCACCGCGTTGATCGCCTCCATCAACGCCACCACGTCATCCTTGGCGAACCGACGGCAGAAGTCCCCCGCCGTGGTCGGATCCGCCGATCAGGTCCGCGCCCAGCGCGTTCATGTAGGCGGTGTCATGCCGCAGCCGCTCGATGTCCTCCAGCCGGGTG
This genomic interval carries:
- a CDS encoding 2Fe-2S iron-sulfur cluster-binding protein, with translation MANEPGEQLGDAFDAWLVLSKRAIHVAEDESLLQAMLRENVPVDYSCEGGACGSCVLEVVDGEIEHWDLCLSADERRGVMTSCVSRGRGAISLQA
- a CDS encoding amidohydrolase family protein — its product is MEISRRGALRLGGIAAGTGAVWLASWPVPALAQEGTPEALSVTVRESANLGVTVSPDGRTLAIDVAGGIWVLPVAGGAARLITPLDHDACRPQFSPDGRRILFQSFRDGVYDAWTVAPDGSALTQLTTGPGYNTEPRLSPDGKRLAFSSDRDHLSRIWVLELDSGALTAVTSADEVHTSPAWSPDGSKLAYLVGDTVIEVLDLASGNRERPVPGDAGLAAPGFTPDGRNLTYVRIEGPKTDLVVGDQAVVTGEDLSPLPMAWLSASEFLYTAGGRVRRRGLTGPATDVAFTAVLPLANRRYHRAPRDLGSTAVRQAKGIASPVLSRDGEQVAFRALNALWVLPIGGTARKVVDDGYFSSDPDFSPDGRSLVYVSDRAGTANLWRLELGTGRSERLTDATDAQLTPRYSPDGTKIAYQDESGGTWVLDIAARTARQVLPTLYQPGRPSWSPDGGKLALAAMRPYSRRTETGHNQILVVDLESGELRYQAVAAERSLSTRGDDGPLWTKDGFVFGAESLAWRVPTDASGTITAPPVQLTNEVTDSLSVSGDGRTVLYLCNGTLRLTDGGAARTVAADLRYRPARATGRVVLRAGAVWDGTSDKLQRDVDIVLKDDRVAALVPSAGHSPGSAQVIDLSGLTVLPGLIDTHNHWHMRGRQWGDRQGRLWLSYGVTTSRSPGDPAYQMVENREALEAGTRVGPRYLGSGEALDGSRASYNCMRTTMSARQLERELDRATGLDYDLVKLYMRLPVPMERRAVERAHAKGIPVTSHYLYPAAHSGLDGMEHPGGGHRLGYSRTLSYNLYRMSADAVDVLAASGMWVSSTTIFASELFAEDRSLVDDERTRTLFPGWEYERLQAKADGANGPHAELYRRITAGMVDALLRVHRAGGLVVSGTDAPLDDIGISAHQNLRALVKYGFTPQEALLTATGNAAKAIGYGDTLGAVAPGRFADLVAVEGDPLTDIRAAAAVRAVFVGGVRHTVPDLLAPFRSTGRAFAAAGTVAAAPPLPSATARAEHYWHRPEWTRESCCH
- a CDS encoding helix-turn-helix transcriptional regulator produces the protein MSSAQEAAPWSLRRLPEASALERYRTLRDEPDVELELPERRNSVAAASLIGADAIARGRSVVYVTSDELVDQTVKQIAALPEPAAVNLHRGMNQLRDLVAHHNAQALGVLGFSTYFSANPRIDPADVVLLDTDRIGDGVIGSLFMVRVDRRLQPHAYEQLRELLGESATPRVLEADGWTPVAARVGELLTGLFCGESTQFVWLRLQPFLGDCQVVVGPDDIEIRPPHELLHSLPGYRHAGQRVHLSTAPAEAAAADVDAAELDLAGLSPSVRYAMDYLRTCFTDPDLTLNRVASAVYMSRYHFSRSFREQTGWRFIDFVTMLRMNEARFLLRETSTSITDVARAVGYRELSHFQRMFKKRFGMSASSYRAGAGSARERDLQVV